The Prevotella sp. E9-3 genome has a window encoding:
- a CDS encoding NPCBM/NEW2 domain-containing protein produces MKKLTLILLTMLLSCNFAKAQSDESMATFRTWAATPPMGWNSWDCYYSSVTEKEVLQNAQYLVDNDLVRHGWEYVVVDIRWYCNHPSLGGGNYNQRGDQDYVLDEYGRYLPSPTRFPSCMVGGKNMGFRALADKIHQMGLKFGIHIMRGVPKNVVGSNYKLKGSEQTPWSQVYEGTTSPCTWLKDNLLVRNNAAGQQYYNSIMDLYAEWGVDFLKIDDLSRPFYTDEIHMIRKAIDQTSRPIVLSLSPGKTKYEYAEECLQNANMWRMMDDLWDNWSHVDAVFNEAHAWENITRPGNYADCDMLPLGQIAMTVADAGYTAADKGRWTNLSQNEQLTMMTLWGICHSPLFFGGEMTKNDAFTLSLLNNEEYHQMHKYGQDAHQLWADEDLGRVVWTSHIGDTRFLAMFQRNDNRWIVGQKALYKSETVAYTTDGHAVDVDVEWPKGSKTLVLVVDDGGDNFNYDHGDWINPTLVLSNGTEVELTGKFKTRQYTKSYFNRVYENKNVDNGGKMKVLGTAYDRGFSTDANAAIFFQIPDTMDVVRFRAMAAADDSGIGQTGATTSLRFLVFDQNPLTDEQDNAAARSGLISRTGTKSKMLEADITGAEQLKIVVSNWGDGFAYDRANLIDPVLIDANGNETSLTTLKQTSYSAEWGTLHVNKNVEGATLRVDGKSYNTGLGMNAQCTLIYDLPTGHNYKTLRALCGYDSSCDTDNTSSTGTTMEFIFYVSKKAPYVVDLTQLGYGAGEAVPVHDVWTGEDLGTATGSISTSVPTHGVKLLRLGNKVETGIDDAPQSSANSHFTKTNTAYTLTGQPVVTPSKGIYIINNKKMVVAK; encoded by the coding sequence ATGAAAAAACTTACACTAATCCTTCTGACCATGCTCCTGTCTTGCAACTTTGCAAAGGCACAATCAGACGAGTCGATGGCCACTTTCCGCACATGGGCTGCGACACCGCCTATGGGATGGAATTCATGGGACTGCTACTATAGCAGCGTGACGGAGAAAGAGGTGCTGCAAAATGCACAATATCTTGTAGACAACGACCTGGTGCGCCATGGCTGGGAGTATGTGGTCGTGGACATTCGCTGGTATTGCAACCACCCATCGCTGGGCGGCGGCAACTACAATCAGCGTGGCGACCAAGACTACGTGCTCGATGAGTATGGACGCTATCTGCCTTCGCCCACCCGTTTCCCGTCCTGCATGGTAGGAGGAAAGAACATGGGATTCAGGGCTCTGGCCGACAAGATTCACCAAATGGGGCTGAAGTTTGGCATACACATCATGCGAGGCGTGCCCAAGAACGTGGTGGGCTCTAACTACAAGTTGAAGGGCAGTGAGCAGACGCCATGGAGCCAGGTGTACGAAGGCACCACATCGCCTTGCACATGGCTGAAGGACAATCTGCTGGTGCGCAACAACGCGGCCGGCCAGCAGTACTACAACTCGATTATGGACCTTTATGCCGAATGGGGCGTTGACTTCCTGAAGATCGATGACCTGAGCCGCCCCTTCTACACCGATGAGATTCACATGATTCGCAAGGCCATTGACCAGACGAGCCGTCCCATTGTGCTCTCACTTTCGCCTGGCAAAACAAAGTATGAGTATGCCGAGGAATGCCTGCAAAACGCCAACATGTGGCGCATGATGGACGACCTCTGGGACAACTGGTCGCACGTGGACGCTGTGTTCAACGAAGCCCATGCTTGGGAGAACATCACCCGACCCGGCAACTACGCCGACTGCGACATGCTGCCCCTGGGGCAGATTGCCATGACCGTGGCCGATGCTGGCTACACCGCAGCCGACAAGGGCCGATGGACCAACCTTTCGCAGAACGAACAACTCACGATGATGACGCTTTGGGGCATTTGCCACTCGCCACTGTTCTTTGGCGGCGAGATGACCAAGAACGACGCCTTCACCCTGTCGCTGCTGAACAACGAGGAATATCATCAAATGCACAAATACGGACAGGATGCCCATCAGCTGTGGGCCGACGAAGATCTGGGCCGCGTGGTATGGACATCACACATTGGCGACACTCGCTTTCTGGCCATGTTTCAGCGCAACGACAACCGATGGATTGTGGGACAGAAAGCGCTCTACAAAAGCGAGACTGTGGCCTACACCACTGACGGGCACGCTGTAGACGTGGACGTTGAATGGCCTAAAGGCTCGAAGACGTTGGTACTGGTGGTTGACGACGGTGGCGACAACTTCAACTATGACCATGGTGACTGGATCAACCCCACACTTGTGCTGAGCAATGGCACTGAGGTGGAACTTACGGGCAAATTCAAAACGCGACAGTACACCAAGTCATACTTCAACCGTGTGTATGAAAACAAGAACGTTGACAATGGCGGAAAGATGAAGGTGCTGGGCACTGCCTACGACCGTGGCTTCTCTACCGATGCCAATGCGGCTATCTTCTTCCAAATACCCGACACAATGGATGTGGTGCGATTCCGTGCCATGGCCGCTGCCGACGATTCGGGCATTGGACAGACGGGAGCAACCACCTCGCTGCGTTTCCTGGTGTTCGATCAGAACCCCTTGACCGACGAGCAGGACAATGCAGCTGCACGCTCAGGTCTCATCAGTCGCACTGGCACCAAGAGCAAGATGCTGGAGGCCGACATTACGGGGGCTGAACAGCTGAAGATTGTTGTGAGCAACTGGGGTGACGGCTTTGCTTATGACCGTGCCAACCTGATTGATCCTGTGCTGATTGATGCCAACGGCAACGAAACATCGCTCACCACGCTGAAGCAGACTTCTTACTCGGCTGAATGGGGCACCCTGCATGTGAACAAGAATGTGGAGGGTGCAACGCTGCGCGTTGACGGCAAATCCTACAACACAGGACTGGGAATGAATGCCCAGTGCACGCTGATCTACGATCTGCCCACGGGCCACAATTACAAGACGCTGCGCGCGCTGTGTGGCTACGACTCGTCGTGCGACACCGACAACACATCGTCGACAGGCACCACGATGGAGTTCATCTTCTACGTAAGCAAGAAAGCCCCCTATGTCGTAGACCTCACCCAACTGGGCTACGGTGCAGGCGAAGCAGTGCCCGTGCACGACGTATGGACTGGCGAAGACCTGGGCACCGCAACTGGCAGCATCAGTACCTCTGTGCCCACACATGGCGTGAAGCTGCTGCGCCTGGGCAACAAGGTTGAAACGGGCATCGACGATGCACCGCAGAGCTCAGCCAACAGCCACTTCACAAAGACCAACACAGCCTACACGCTTACGGGTCAACCTGTGGTTACGCCTTCGAAAGGCATCTACATCATCAACAACAAGAAGATGGTGGTAGCAAAATAA
- a CDS encoding Fic family protein, which translates to MKYLNIKKALAAWQNLQPLSEKDRDRLSRRFTVDFNYNSNHIEGNTLTYGQTEILLLFGKVIGEADVRDVQEMTASNVGLRMMSEEASVKEVPLTQNFIRTLHKTLLREDYTVYRELPEGVQTSYVIHAGQYKTRPNSVITRYGDRFEYASPEETPSLMTDLVDWYNMAEQEGKLSPVELAALFHYRYIRIHPFEDGNGRIARLMVNFILTRHDYPMIVVRSRKKSEYLEALHQTDMEVGPVPADGAHADIKDIKPFLKYFNELVATEVYNDVLFVSEKDENVWWYDGERIAFRTPNYTKILNAMRTQPTLTLADMKEITGISIAAIQKLLDQLIQKKYAERGEKDGSWRVFMTQ; encoded by the coding sequence ATGAAGTATCTGAATATTAAGAAAGCATTGGCAGCATGGCAAAATTTACAACCATTGTCTGAAAAAGACAGGGATAGACTTAGCCGTCGTTTCACTGTGGACTTCAATTACAATAGCAATCATATTGAAGGTAATACCCTGACTTATGGTCAGACGGAAATCCTGTTGCTATTTGGTAAGGTAATTGGCGAGGCTGATGTGCGTGATGTACAGGAGATGACAGCGAGTAACGTTGGACTTCGTATGATGTCTGAAGAGGCATCAGTGAAGGAGGTTCCGCTAACACAGAACTTTATCCGGACGTTACATAAAACCTTGCTACGTGAGGACTATACTGTCTATCGAGAGCTTCCTGAGGGTGTACAAACAAGCTATGTCATCCATGCGGGACAATATAAGACTCGCCCCAACAGTGTCATCACTCGCTATGGCGACCGATTCGAATACGCCTCACCAGAGGAAACTCCTAGTTTGATGACAGATTTGGTGGACTGGTATAACATGGCTGAGCAGGAAGGAAAACTTTCTCCAGTTGAGTTAGCTGCACTATTCCACTACAGATACATCCGTATTCACCCATTTGAGGATGGAAATGGACGTATAGCCCGACTGATGGTAAACTTTATTCTTACTCGTCACGATTATCCGATGATTGTAGTGCGCAGTCGTAAAAAGAGTGAGTATTTAGAGGCTTTACATCAGACTGATATGGAAGTCGGCCCAGTACCTGCTGATGGTGCACATGCTGATATTAAGGACATCAAACCGTTCTTGAAATACTTCAATGAACTGGTAGCTACAGAGGTATATAATGATGTACTCTTTGTGAGTGAAAAGGATGAAAATGTGTGGTGGTATGATGGAGAACGGATAGCTTTCCGTACACCTAACTATACTAAAATACTGAATGCTATGCGAACACAACCTACGCTTACATTGGCTGATATGAAAGAAATAACTGGCATCAGTATCGCCGCTATTCAAAAACTCCTTGACCAACTGATTCAGAAGAAGTATGCTGAACGTGGAGAAAAGGATGGTAGTTGGAGAGTGTTTATGACACAATAA
- a CDS encoding bile acid:sodium symporter family protein, with protein MKNICKFIADYMGILVLVVSIAALMWPEVLGQIKPTVINPLLGLVMFGMGLTLHLEDFRIVFSRPKDVIIGCLAQFTVMPLLAWALGKIFSLDEALAVGVILVGCCPGGTASNVITYLAKGDLALSVGMTGVSTLLAPLLTPLLVWLLAGKSVDVDVVSMFLSILWVVILPIVAGLAVKQLWPRQTERAVDYLPALSSVVICTIVAIIIAANASKLLSGGTVIIAVVILHNLCGLSFGYLISRLLGMTTAKRRAVAIEVGMQNSGLASSLATLHFATYPMATIPGAIFSVWHNLSGAVIARWFARKA; from the coding sequence ATGAAGAATATCTGCAAATTCATAGCCGACTATATGGGCATTCTGGTGCTGGTGGTATCGATAGCCGCACTGATGTGGCCCGAAGTACTGGGACAGATAAAGCCCACGGTCATCAATCCCCTGTTGGGACTAGTGATGTTTGGTATGGGACTCACCCTCCACCTGGAAGATTTCCGCATTGTGTTCAGTCGCCCGAAGGATGTCATCATAGGTTGTCTGGCACAGTTCACGGTGATGCCCCTTTTAGCCTGGGCGCTCGGCAAGATTTTCTCGCTCGACGAGGCACTGGCCGTAGGCGTGATACTCGTAGGCTGCTGTCCGGGAGGTACCGCCTCCAACGTGATCACCTATCTGGCCAAAGGCGATCTGGCCCTGAGTGTAGGCATGACGGGCGTCTCCACCCTCTTGGCCCCGCTGCTGACACCCCTGTTGGTATGGCTGTTGGCAGGAAAATCGGTCGATGTCGATGTGGTGAGTATGTTCCTCAGTATTCTTTGGGTGGTCATTCTGCCCATCGTAGCCGGTTTGGCGGTAAAACAGTTGTGGCCCCGTCAAACCGAGCGTGCCGTCGATTATCTCCCTGCTCTTTCATCGGTAGTCATCTGCACCATCGTAGCCATCATCATTGCCGCCAATGCCTCAAAACTGCTATCGGGTGGAACCGTTATCATTGCCGTGGTCATTCTTCACAACCTCTGCGGACTATCGTTTGGCTATCTCATCAGCCGCCTGTTGGGCATGACCACTGCCAAGCGCCGTGCTGTTGCCATCGAGGTAGGCATGCAGAACTCCGGTCTGGCCAGCAGTCTTGCAACACTCCATTTCGCCACCTACCCCATGGCCACTATTCCCGGTGCCATCTTCAGCGTATGGCACAACCTGAGCGGAGCCGTCATCGCCCGCTGGTTTGCCAGGAAAGCATGA
- a CDS encoding LL-diaminopimelate aminotransferase, whose translation MALVNDHFLKLPNNYLFADIAKKVNAFKVMHPKADVISLGIGDVTQPLCPAVINAIHRAADEMATRQGFRGYGPEQGYDFLREAILKNDFLPRGIHLDIDEIFVNDGAKSDTGNIQELIRWDNSIGVTDPIYPVYIDSNVMIGRAGVKGEDGRWSNVIYMPCTAENGFVPKLPDRRVDVIYLCFPNNPTGTVISKQELRKWVNYALKNDTLIFYDAAYQAYIKDPEIPHSIYEIRGARKCAIEFHSYSKTAGFTGVRCGYTIVPKDLTAATLTGERIPLNPLWNRRQSTKFNGTSYISQRAAEAIYTPEGKEQVQQTINYYMENASKMLDTFRGLGFECYGGENAPYIWMKTPTVDSLSNIRNTNRSKSWQFFEELLYGANVVCTPGVGFGPSGEGYVRFTAFGSHEQTDEALNRIAKWAGK comes from the coding sequence ATGGCATTAGTAAACGACCACTTTCTTAAACTCCCCAACAACTACCTGTTTGCCGACATTGCCAAGAAGGTGAACGCCTTCAAGGTGATGCACCCCAAGGCCGACGTCATCTCGCTGGGCATTGGCGATGTGACCCAACCGCTGTGCCCCGCCGTTATTAACGCCATTCACCGTGCTGCCGACGAGATGGCTACCCGTCAGGGTTTTCGCGGATATGGTCCTGAACAGGGCTATGATTTTCTGCGCGAGGCCATTCTGAAGAACGACTTCCTGCCCCGCGGCATTCATCTGGACATTGACGAGATTTTTGTCAACGACGGTGCGAAGAGCGACACGGGAAATATTCAGGAACTGATTCGCTGGGACAACTCCATCGGCGTTACCGATCCTATCTACCCCGTATATATCGACTCAAACGTGATGATTGGCCGTGCCGGTGTGAAAGGCGAGGACGGCCGCTGGTCGAATGTAATATACATGCCCTGCACGGCCGAGAACGGATTCGTGCCAAAGTTGCCCGACCGCCGCGTAGATGTTATCTACCTCTGTTTCCCCAACAACCCCACGGGTACCGTTATCTCGAAACAGGAACTGCGCAAGTGGGTGAACTACGCACTGAAGAACGACACGCTCATCTTCTACGATGCAGCCTATCAGGCTTATATTAAGGATCCGGAGATTCCCCACTCTATCTACGAGATTCGTGGTGCCCGCAAGTGCGCCATCGAGTTCCACTCGTACTCTAAGACGGCCGGCTTCACGGGTGTACGCTGTGGCTATACCATCGTTCCCAAGGATTTGACGGCCGCCACGCTGACGGGCGAGCGCATCCCACTCAATCCACTGTGGAACCGCCGACAGTCAACCAAGTTCAACGGCACCAGCTATATCTCACAGCGTGCCGCCGAGGCTATCTACACGCCTGAAGGAAAAGAGCAGGTGCAACAGACCATCAACTACTATATGGAGAATGCAAGCAAGATGCTCGACACCTTCCGCGGTCTCGGTTTTGAGTGCTACGGAGGCGAGAATGCTCCTTATATCTGGATGAAGACACCTACCGTTGACAGCCTCAGCAACATTCGCAACACCAACCGCAGTAAGTCGTGGCAGTTCTTCGAGGAACTGCTCTATGGAGCCAACGTGGTGTGCACGCCGGGTGTGGGCTTCGGACCGTCGGGCGAAGGCTATGTGCGTTTCACCGCTTTCGGCAGTCACGAACAGACCGACGAGGCTCTGAACAGAATAGCTAAATGGGCAGGAAAATAA
- the dapF gene encoding diaminopimelate epimerase, protein MKKIPFTKMHGCGNDYIYVNVMEHPIDNPAEAAIKWSDRHKGIGSDGLVLIDKSPVPEADFSMRIFNADGSEAMMCGNASRCIGKYLYEKTLPQKTLPQPLPVREGSGYQEAEIRLLTLSGIKNLYLHIVNNIVESVTVDMGEPVFEDETLFNPQIAKGLSTPLPHREGSGESLFVSMGNPHYVIFTDDIDQVGKTGPQLERHSAFPQRCNIEFATPLPSEGSGEAFRTRVWERGSGITLACGTGACATAVAACVTGRAGRTSQIVMDGGTLKIEWCEKDSTIGSQFFKKNHVYMTGPAEFVCDGEIEL, encoded by the coding sequence ATGAAAAAGATTCCCTTCACCAAGATGCACGGCTGTGGCAATGACTATATCTATGTCAATGTCATGGAGCACCCTATCGACAATCCTGCCGAGGCAGCCATTAAATGGAGCGATCGCCATAAAGGCATCGGTTCCGACGGTCTGGTGCTGATAGACAAGAGTCCTGTACCCGAGGCCGACTTCTCCATGCGTATCTTTAATGCCGACGGCTCTGAGGCCATGATGTGCGGCAATGCCTCGAGGTGCATCGGAAAGTATTTGTATGAAAAGACTCTCCCCCAGAAGACTCTCCCCCAACCCCTCCCTGTGAGGGAGGGGAGTGGTTACCAAGAAGCTGAAATACGCTTGTTGACACTCTCTGGGATTAAAAATCTCTATCTTCATATTGTTAATAATATAGTTGAATCCGTTACTGTGGATATGGGTGAGCCTGTATTTGAAGACGAAACTCTCTTCAACCCACAAATTGCAAAAGGTCTATCCACTCCCCTCCCTCACAGGGAGGGGTCGGGGGAGAGTCTCTTCGTCTCCATGGGCAACCCTCACTACGTCATTTTCACCGACGATATAGACCAGGTGGGTAAGACAGGGCCTCAGCTCGAGCGCCATTCTGCCTTTCCTCAGCGCTGCAATATTGAGTTTGCGACTCCCCTCCCTTCGGAGGGATCGGGGGAGGCCTTCCGCACCCGTGTTTGGGAACGTGGCAGTGGTATCACCCTGGCCTGCGGAACAGGTGCTTGCGCCACGGCTGTTGCCGCCTGCGTCACCGGTAGGGCCGGACGAACATCGCAAATCGTGATGGACGGTGGAACCTTAAAAATTGAATGGTGTGAAAAAGATTCTACAATTGGTTCACAATTTTTTAAAAAGAATCACGTATATATGACTGGTCCTGCAGAATTCGTCTGTGACGGCGAAATAGAATTATGA
- a CDS encoding glutamate synthase subunit beta, with the protein MGNPKAFLEIHRQEAGYRPIHDRIHDFGEVEQTLSVRERKLQASRCMDCGVPFCHWACPLGNKAPEWNDALYKGDWELAYKLLSSTNPFPEFTGRICPALCEKACVLNRFNHEPTTNREDECAITEMAFQEGFIQPHINIKRRSAEGRSQGENGKKVAVIGAGPAGLAAANDLNLMGYTVTVFEKNEAAGGLLRYGIPNFKLNKAVIDRRIALLEQEGIEFKYGSPISSDAISSQLSTGFDAVIISTGTPTARDLKAPGRELKGVHFALELLSQQNRVLAGIEFSKDERITAKGKDVLVIGGGDTGSDCIGTAHRQGCKSVTQIEIMPKPVEGPEDPQSPWPNWPRTLKTTSSHEEGCTRRWNINTLEFLGENGHLTGVKVQEIDWKTNPEGGRPIMVEKGKPEIIKAELVLLAMGFLKPEHPEYPENVFVCGDSANGASLVVRAMASGKETAKKVDAYLSIL; encoded by the coding sequence ATGGGAAATCCAAAAGCATTTTTAGAGATACATCGACAGGAGGCTGGCTACCGCCCCATTCACGATAGAATACACGATTTTGGTGAAGTAGAGCAGACGCTCAGCGTCCGCGAACGTAAACTGCAGGCTTCGCGCTGCATGGACTGCGGCGTACCTTTCTGCCACTGGGCTTGTCCGCTGGGCAACAAAGCCCCCGAATGGAACGATGCCCTGTATAAGGGCGACTGGGAACTGGCCTACAAGCTGTTGAGCAGCACCAACCCCTTCCCCGAGTTCACTGGTCGCATCTGTCCGGCACTCTGTGAGAAGGCCTGTGTGCTGAACCGCTTTAACCACGAGCCCACCACCAACCGTGAGGATGAGTGTGCCATCACCGAGATGGCCTTTCAGGAGGGCTTTATCCAGCCTCACATTAACATCAAGCGCCGCTCGGCTGAAGGACGCTCGCAAGGCGAGAATGGCAAGAAGGTGGCTGTGATTGGTGCCGGCCCTGCCGGACTGGCTGCTGCCAACGACCTGAACCTGATGGGCTACACGGTAACGGTGTTCGAGAAGAACGAAGCCGCCGGCGGACTGTTGCGCTACGGCATCCCCAACTTCAAACTGAATAAGGCCGTCATCGATCGTCGCATCGCCCTGCTCGAACAAGAAGGCATCGAGTTCAAATACGGCAGTCCCATTTCTTCTGATGCGATTTCATCGCAGCTCTCAACCGGCTTCGACGCTGTCATCATCTCTACCGGCACCCCAACCGCTCGCGACCTGAAAGCTCCTGGTCGCGAACTCAAGGGCGTTCACTTCGCCCTCGAACTGCTGTCACAGCAGAACCGTGTGCTGGCAGGCATTGAATTTAGTAAGGACGAACGTATCACTGCCAAAGGTAAGGATGTGCTGGTGATTGGTGGTGGCGATACAGGTTCTGACTGCATTGGCACTGCCCACCGCCAAGGATGCAAGAGCGTGACTCAGATAGAGATTATGCCCAAACCTGTTGAAGGTCCAGAAGACCCGCAGAGCCCTTGGCCCAACTGGCCGCGTACACTCAAAACAACTTCCAGTCATGAGGAGGGCTGCACCCGTCGCTGGAACATCAACACACTGGAGTTCTTGGGTGAGAACGGTCATCTGACTGGCGTAAAGGTGCAGGAGATAGACTGGAAAACCAATCCTGAAGGCGGTCGCCCCATCATGGTTGAGAAAGGCAAGCCTGAGATTATCAAGGCCGAACTCGTCCTTCTCGCTATGGGATTCCTCAAGCCTGAGCATCCTGAATACCCTGAGAACGTGTTTGTCTGTGGCGATAGCGCCAACGGTGCCTCACTGGTAGTGCGCGCAATGGCCAGCGGTAAGGAGACTGCGAAGAAAGTTGATGCATATCTCTCCATCCTATGA